Genomic segment of Drosophila biarmipes strain raj3 chromosome 2L, RU_DBia_V1.1, whole genome shotgun sequence:
ACCAGCAGACTGTCAGTCGACAGCCGACAATGCGGAGTTGCGCGCTGCATCTGTGTCTTgggatttctttcttttatcaTCGGCTGTCCGACCAGAGGCGGCAAGCGAATCGAAACTGCTTTCAAGAATTTTCTATTTAGAAATGTAACTATAGCATGGCGTTTCCTGCAAGGGAGCGGCTGGCCTTCATTCTGGATTTTATGGCAACTGGTTAATTGTTTCCTTTATGTTTGAACAAGTGCCTTGGCCCGGCTTGCCTTACACTATCCGCTGTTTCAAGAGCGAAATCCATGGAGCGCAAGtgataaacaaaaaagaaatatcaACGAATTAACGTAATAAATGTGAATCAACCTAgtcaaaatataattattttattttcattaaaaatgaaattcataacATTAATAAGAAGATCTTTAAGTtggtaaatataaaatgtttaccaaaagtaaaaaagaatacaattATATGTACTGCTCACCCACTTAAATCTTTATAGACATGTTTGTCCTTAACTACAATTACCTGTTCGTTTGGCTTCGACTTTTCTGAGAGTGCATTTACCGCACTGCAGCAAAGCCAGGAGGTGCAGTCTTGGCACTGCCTCCTTGAGCTCCCCGAGATGCGGCCCCGGATTAGATGACAGATTAGTTAAATGCGCATGAAATGAGGAGCCGTTGGCTTGGCTGGTGGAGTCCAACGGCTGTGACTGCCCGAGAACGCTTCCTACTTGGCCTTATGACCATACGAGGCTTCTCTCCGCCGCCAGCACGCGTCTCCATATAATGTCTTCATTCCGTAATCAGGCGTCGGGCTAAGCACGCGTAAATCGCCTCTATTAATAGGCGTTGTAATTGCCGGTTGCATGCAGATGATTATGACAGCTCCGAGGCAGATACTCAGCACCCAGAACTTTTCAGTTCCCACAGGAACCCTTGGAACTAGCGCAAGTCCTGTgatatttaattcaaaagtATCTTTTCCTGATGTCACTGACATTAATAAGCCCATTAAATAAAGCACTTAAGGGTCGTTAAAAGGCCAGCATTAAAAAATGCAGGCCCACACTCATTAATATTCCTCCAGGGCTTGAATAAAGAATGGTTTAAATTTACCCAATGAGACAGACTGACCTCTGGCAGTCCTTGAACTAGTTGGGAATGACTTTTGGCCCTTACTTTTGATAGTGGGACAACCAAAGTTGGCCAGCACACGCCGCATAATCGCCCAATCATTCCCACTAAGAATTTCGTAATGGATTTCCTGGCTTGCAGTTTATTTCTAGACCGCAAGAAAGCCGAGAAACCTTTAGAATTCGGTGGAAATTGCAGCAATTTGTAAATCGAATCCAGTGTTCCTTAGGCTTCTAGTGAAATGTTCCCTCAGTATTTTCCCCACTCAGATAGATCGAATGGGAATCCAATCTGGAACAATCGCCGAATTACGCCCCATTACACCTTATTTAGTAATAATGCGCATAGCCCCACTCCTGGAACATTTCCGCACCTacgaaagtgtatttattcaCATAAGCCTCATGCTAGGAGGATGTAGTTGTTTTCTCACTCTCATGATTTCCACATCAGTGATTTTGCCTATCCTAACTATTTACTTTTCTCAATAACAAGCTTAGTTTGCTGAAATCCCTGCTAATAGGATTAATAGACCATTATTAGCACGACAATATGTTGGGAATGCACATTAAAACAAATTCCACAACATATAATATATTgaataagataaaataaatacacgcTTCTCGGTGACCGATTACTAAATACGTAGCACAAGCCTGGAAAAGAGTCTGGGAAAACCCAGAAGTTATATTAAAGTACCCAGCTGTTAAAGAGGTGGATGCCCCACCCAGTCATTATTTTTTCCCCGCCATTCAGTGCAGTTCAGTGAGGAGGAAGGACGGCGAGCATACGGAAAAGCTGAAGACGACGAAAATGTTGAACGCACTTTTTCCATTTGGTTTGCCGtcagcataaataaataagagtgTGCGAGTGTATCCTGGCCGGCTTTTAGCGCTGTTTCAGCTTGTTGCCCGCTTTAAGGCGCTTTCAGGATCTTTACACTTTTCCCCTCACGTTTCCCGTCTCTAGCAACATCGTTCTGTGTTCGTTGTCATCATGACTTTGTTCGGGAAACGCACTTCACCTTAGCTTCTATTATATGCATGGTGCGTGTGAAAGTCGGAACGAGAAATGCTTTCTACTCCTTCCGCAAAAAAAGACGGGTCAAAAGTAATGAACCCAAGTTCACGTACAGTCTGTCAAAAGAGTATTCTCCCCTGCTCCACAAGTACCTGCTAATTAGCTCTCGACGAGAGTAAGTGGTAATCATGTAAGTCAACAATTGAACGAGAAATTTCATTAGGGCAGTGCGAGTATCTCAAGTGCCCAACAGCCAAGCTGCCTTCTCGATTGCGTCACTTTCAGCACTCCGCGCCCGCTTGGACCAATCCATTAGCAGTCGTTGGAAAATCACATAATGCATGTAAACGATAATGAAAATGACATTAGTCCAGGCCACACGAAAAACGAGGGAGCCGgcgacaacaaaaacaacagacTACACCTGAGATTCGCATACATTTCGCATTCCCAAGGGgataaaataaagttgaacGGGAAGGGAAGGCGGGGTTGGAGTGACGAACTTTGAATACCCTTCAAAAGCTTGTACCGTTCTTAAATCAAGTGAAAATGGTTCTCAAAAGtatcaaaacaagaaaaagacTAGAAGGAAAATCCTCTTTGAAAGAGTGAACTTTGAAAACAAACACTTTTGCGAAAGTCAAGGAGAATCGTTCTCAAATCGAGTGAAGTTTATTCTCAAATCCATGGAAACATTAATGCAGATAATGCTTAAACGAGAAATTGGCGAGTAATATGAAACCGGAATAATGGAAAAATGGTAAACGCCCCTCACAGGATATGAAAATAAACAAGCCAGCGAACGAGAAAACgtaattaatgaaattaagCTGACAAACTGCGAGCGAGTGAGCGTGCCGCAAGGGAATGAGGATACATGTATCTATATGGAAATGGAGCTATATGGATTGGTTTAGGTGGGCCGTCAACGCAAATCGCATTAAGTTTCCCAGGTCCTTTCTGCACAGCCACTATCTATCGCCCTTCTCCGCCCTCTGAAGTGGTAATCGATTCGCACCTGAGCTGatgtgggcgtggccctgCCTTTGTCAGCTCGGACAGGCCGCCGACCGTCGCTCATTATGCGAATTAATGTCACGCATTTCCGTTCGATATTTTCCAGCTTGTATTTAGTGTTTATCGGGGGAAAGCAACTCGGTCGGTTGTCGTTAAATTGATTAGGCAGTGCATGCAATGACACATTATTGGCAGTTTATAGTCTGTTGACCTTCACCAATAAGGCAAACACGGGCTAACATGACTGGACGtttatctaaaaataaagtacAGTGCAAAGAACATTTATGCATGGAGAATTAATAACGAGATTTTGGTAAACCCTCTTTGAATTTTAGGGTGGTGTACAGAAACTTTTGCGTTTATGTTTCCCTCTTTTTTCCCTTATCATCCGGGTGTTGCGCCAATTTATTGGATTTTCGCTTCATAactttagttttttgtacacTTTGATCGCGTGATACATGGCGTCGCCCAATGGGGAGAGAAATGCCCGGCCATAATATACATAAGCCCGCACAAGGTTCTGTCTCGACCGAATTCGTGGcgtgtttgtttgcctttcgcTTTCGCCGCGTCTTTCCTTCCGAGCtctcttttggccaaaagcttCATTAGTGCCAATGCACCCATCACCGCAGTTTTTGTCGCCGGCAGTTGGCACCAGCGGAGCTCCGAATTGTGTTACGCGTCCATGAGGTCAAAACCAATCGATTTTTCTCGACTTTTATTTTTGCGttcgttttttatttcgaattcCCTGCTATTTAGTTTTTTCTTCGTTTGGCAGCACTCACGTTCTGGCGATAAAGGCGCACATGCATCGAAAGTACttcaaaaattttgttttttcacggcacacgcggcgtatgagcaatgtgTTTTGACAAACTTGCCGCTCTTGTCACTTGAGgtgcatttataattttaacaacTGCTTTGCATAAGAGCAACTCATACTTGCTACGGGAAACCGGTCCAGTGCTATTTGTTGTGtatatttaaaggaaaataaagCCTAATTTAActtaactattaaaaaattggttAATAATTTACAGAacactatcaaaataaaagttcCTACAAAGAACGCTGAGGGACTATGAACTATCAGCACTCAACTGCCGCAAATTGTTGCACAAACATTTGTACAATTATTTCTGTGCTGAGCACTAACAAATAAAGACTGAGGTTTCTAGGCTTTCTTAAAAGTCTTTTCCCCACTACATCAGAACtacaaaaaatgattaatacgTCGAacaatgtttttattgaaggAGACAATCTATGGACATGTAGAGATAAAAGGATGGCTTGATTTGATATTTTCGTGACCGTTGTCATTACATTTGTGTACGGACAAAATAATTGGATGTTTGCCTTTGTGTGGGTAGAGCAATTCAGGGCCATGACAAAAAATTCTGGTAGTAACTGAAAAGAATTCTATATATGTGAGTAAGTCGGCTCTCGTAAAACTAATCGGTAGTTAGACCAACAAGAGAATTAAAGGCAAAATCAATACCGGTCATTTTTAGAAAAGTTCCTAAAAAGGACTGTCATTAAAGAACTTCTGCTTCGAGGGCCCCAAAAGCGCATGGTGACTTATTGCTCTACTTATTCCTAAATATACCTATATAGGGGAGGGCCCAAAGATCTCGAAAatcaataacatttattccaTCCCAGCACATAGTAAAAGTTTCTCAGTGTGAGCTATTTTTTTGTAGTCACATAAACCTGCTTTATAACGGCTAGACCAGAAGTTTGATCTTTTGATTAGGATTTAAGAAACTAGAGTCCGTTAACTCAAGATATTCAAAAGCATCCCCATTTTAATCACCGATGGCCTTTGCTAATGAAGATACCATTCAAGTGCCGTTGGGCGTGGAGAAATCTTCTCGGATTTTACGAGCTGGCATAAATCTTCACCAACATAGAACCATCGGAATCGACCGTCTCTAATTTCCACTACGACGCCCTCTCTGGCCACTCCCtcaaagaaaaggaaaacgTTCCACGGTTATAACTCATTTTCCTGCCATTTTCGCAGTCAAAACAAATGGacttatataaattatatactttatgagtATTTTTATGTCGGGTTCTTTTCCGCGTATAAATAAATGGATGGCAAACACAGTGCGACAGGTATTCGGACATCCGTCAACTTGTGTCTGACAGCTTGGAGACTCGCCTCCACCTCTTTCCTAACTAAATGTCTACTCTCTGTGATTTCGTCCACCAGACTATCAGAAATAGCATCATTAAAACCACATAAAACTATTGGTTGGATTGTTTATGCGTCATTATCGATaattatctatttatctattggCTGGCTCTGCAGTTCATTGTTTTGTTTCCCCTTCAATTATGCTATACCTTGTTGTCCCTACCAAATggattatttaattgaattttattgcACACAGTAAATTGCATCATCAGGGCATGCATTTAGACATGgataaattacaataaattagACTTGCTAAAATTTCGAGAATCAACTCAGAGGCATAGAGCTcttcaaaatttgtttttaagtcGGCTGGGGAAAGTATCCGAACATTTACAGACAGATGGCTTTCTCAATCAGAGGGTATTCTTCGATCATCCCTCCATTGACCCCACTACCAGGCGAATGCCACCCAATCACTTTATAAACTTCCTCCCGAGGAAAAAACCGCTCCGGAGGAGAAACAAACAATGTTTTTTCATAAACGATTTTCGCCCGAGTTTGCGTCAAAGAAATTTCTGGAGGAGGAAAAGGCGAAAACGAGAAATAATGAGGCATTCCATTCCGCAGTGCCTCCTCCCGACCAGCTGGAAAAACTCAACGAGGGGCCAGCGCAATCTAATTAGACATAATAAGGCAGAAAGTCGGCGGGCAAAGGGGTCTTTCGGGTTGGGGCTGGGCCCGGCGTTCGGGATTGGGCTTGGATTGGGGCTCAGCTgagggcagcagcagccgcggcAGATACGACCAAAGAGTTTGTCAGCTCGGCTCCGCAATGGCATGGCAACCGTAGGTAGTAACTGACCAACGACCCAGCCGGCGAGGCCTCAAACAGGCTCACGAGTATTGGCGATCGCAGTGCGGAGTTTTCCGGCCACGCTCTGtgccattaaaatatattacagcAGCAATTTCACTCGACTTTATTTTTGCGCTTTAGTTGCGGCAAAGCAGCGGTGGTTGCTGCTCTCCAAAGTCTGGAGTCGTCTGTATGCAGAGAACGAAACTCAGAGGCTACACGATGATCAACTCCATGAAATTCGTTAAAAATtatggtttggtttggttttttctatttaaaaaattccttcTTGATTTTAGATAGTTACTTATTATACAATTTGTATAGTCAATGATAAAAAAGATTCTTAAGAAAGTTACCAAGCGAGCATTTTTTTCCGTGCAGTCTGCAGTCTTGGTGGttataacttaatttttatgGTCATGAAAGTCAATTGCAGTTTGGCATTTCTTCGATGGATTTCCCCTCGTTCGCCCGTGGAATcatcgccatcatcatcatcgtgtCTGTCGTTACGAGTCCTCTGTCTGTTACGACTAGGGATCTTTGTTGCCGGGAAGAGTCGTAACATGAACGCAGCGGAAACTGCGAGCCCAGGGAAAACTAGCACCCGGTTGGCATAGAAAACTGTGAAGCACATTTGCAAAGGTGCACTGTTCAATGAGGTGAACGTATCTTTGAGAGACTGTTACagagtccaatttttattacccTGGCAAcattaattttatctttggAACTTTATACTCAAccaaaagcttaaaaaagtgGGGGGacttacaaaataatattggcATACATATTTTTGTTGCTCCCGTTTCTATGTCTTATCTCGAGCTAACCGGATTTGAGGCTAACAATTTTAACTTCTCTtgcagaaaaataaatgaagttGAGATATTTACAGCTGGCCCCAAAACACACGAATATAATTAGCATACCCTTGAACTCCAAGAGTACTTAAAAGCTGCCCTCGTTGATTTTCAGAAACCCACACTCATTGCGGTATTCAGATCGTtaccaaaccaaaccaaacgtGTGTCGCACTTCATGTTGCCTTTTGGGGCACAACTTCAATTGGCGAATTGAAAACTCATAAAAATTCTCACGTTTCGCTCCAAATTTTGTAAGTCGGACAACTTTTGGGTTTTGCATAATCACCATAAGCACAACAAGTCCCACACGCCTCGCCCCAAGCGAAACCCATAACAAAGAACAGTCACAAAATGTATCTATGTGTGTGGCTGTGAAGAAAAAGAACCCCAAGAGTCATAAAGCCATATCAGAACTGTTGGCTATCGAAAGATGGCTTGCCGAAATTACTATGAGGCCGGAGTGTGATCGTTGGCGAGAATGGAAGCTTTGGAAACGTTGCCAAGCGGAGTTCGCCCAGCGGGATTAGGTTTTCTTGAAAGTCTTATCGAGTTTGCCCGCCGGCAATTCGACGGTTGTTCAGGCTGCTTCCTGTGTGCGTAGAGTGCGGATTACTGGGCACTCCAATCGGCCGACTTCTGCGCAAATCCATCATCCGGCAGTGCCCCAGAAACACACAAAACCGGTGGCGCTCTCGGTACTCCCCAGGAGACCCACGCGCCCGCCTTCCAGCCACCTTTACGATGGTGCAATGAACCCGAAACACGGGCCGCACCATctaatagttttaaatttcggaACTCGTGTGGACCCCCAAGGTAAGGTCCGCTAATGAATGCCTTCTGTCTTCTCCAGAAGCCGCTATTGATTTGTATTCCTCTGATCAGCACACCTTGGCGttcgttttttattatttttttttttacaaaagccaaaaaataGCATTAAGTTTGCTTCATGGGAACTCAGTTTACGCTAGaagcatattattttattgatatttgcAAGTCCCTGAACAGCCCTAATGTTTCAATTCATCcggtttgtttatttttaatattcccaTATCATTTTGTAATCGCTTGCGTTCTCTTCGGGTGACTAAAGCTCGATCAGCCTCCAAAAGTCGTCGCACTCCCGAATATTTAATTCCGGTGGCAACCCCAAAATGCGAGCATTTTTGTATTCGTTTGTATAACGAGAACTGCAATCAAAATGACATTGGTCTTTTTGAAGCAGTCACACCCGCATCTTTTGTTGCGGGAAAGCAGAGAGGAGTGCTTGACAAACTGGAGCCCACGTAAGCACTTCCTGTGCGACATTTTGTTTGGCTAACTACGCTGAATGATAAGTAATCATGGGCTAATTGATAACAGAGACAAACAACACGCTTGCAGAATGGGAAGTACGTAGTTGCCTACGTTCTTTGGAGAAAACCGTGCCAATTACACACGGCATTGTGCAGTTTCTTTTCAAGAGTCCGAGGCTTCAGACCTTTTTCTCCGAAATGGAGCCCAATAAGAGGCAAGATACGAATATAACCCTcgaacatatttatttatacgaCTCAACTAAAGTAGATCAAGTTTGGCAAACACAAAGTGGTTTCTTTCTATGTGAAAATATCTTaattaaaccaattaaaaactCTTGTCAGAAGTGTTTAATTAATACTGATAAAGGTGCCTTGAAGAAATATATGACTCACGAAAGCTGTTCAGATTACCCGATTCACAACTGTTCTCGTGCAATGAACACATGAAAAGTATAAAACTAACAAGTGTGATTAAAACATAGTATCGTTATACTGTGTATAACAGCGACCTCCTATTGCTGAGAAAAATAGCGTTGATGAGCGTTAATcttattacaaaaaattaattacataACATAATATAAGGAGGGATTTGTTATAACCGTATaacttataataaaaatgtatctactGTACCCCAGATAGTATCACTGTTAATGGTGACAACATAGttatttaactaaaagacAATTAAgcttattaaaattgtttgccacGAATTGTAAACTTTTGAGGCATGTACGGCCAAAAAATAGACAGTGATTTTTTGTACCACATTTATTTCAGTGTAACccccaaattataaaatatcttaaaagcGCCATCTGCTGTTACGagtttttcttaaaaagaCGCTAAGAGGGCGCTGCCAAAAATGTTTCAAGGCGTTACCAACAGGTGTCGCAATGGAAATTCGACTGTGTAGATAACAGGTCTATCTACATTTTGTCATGTAAACTAATTGTATACTATTGGAAAGCATATTAACATTTATTCAGAATGTTGTGTTCATTGGGAGAcatttccgatcccataatgtatatatatatatctgaTCAGCATCAACAGCCGAATCAAACTAGCTATCCGTTCGCCTATCTCTCCGTTTATATGTAAATTGGCCTATCATTTTTAACgttattaatataaaactttctcgaaagttacatttttagaaatttattgGGGGTTACACATCGATATCATGTAGTATATAATCGACTAAATTATAGTGTGATAGGAACCAGTAACATACGCCTCTTAggttttcttgaaaatacctatgattttaaatgcattttttttgttttacctGTAATATATTCACATTTTAAACACCCTTACAAAAGTAAGACAAAACTTTGTTAAAGTTGAAATGATCTTCTTTAATGATCTATCTTGCCTAAAATAAATACGAATATAACCAAATTTTTTCTCTATTCCTTGCAGCTACAACATGCGTTTCGAGCCTTTGGGCCAGAAAATGTTCACCCGGCGCAACTGGCTGCTGCGCTGCAGCATTCTGATCAACGTGGCGGTGATCCTGTACATCGGCAGTCAGTTGATGATCGGCGGCGGCAACAACTTCACGAATGGCGGCGGTTTCCTGCTGCAGGACCAACAACAGGTGGCGATGATGCAGGTGGGCTCCGCCGCGTCTGCGGCTCAGGTGCAGCCCCAGCAGCCTCCTCAGCCGCCCACGCCCAAGAACCAGAACGTAAGTGATGTTTAGAAAAGATATTTAACTGATTTTTCACTAACCTGAAGTATCCCCTTCAGCCGGTGGCCGAGATCTTCGAGTCGGAGGAGAAGCAGCTGGTCAACTCCAATGCAGACtctccagcagcagcgccCCAGGCGGCAGAAGGAGCTCCACAGCTAGGAAATGACAGTGGTGGGGCTGCCGCTGTTCTCAGCGATCCCTCCCAGGTGGTCGGAAACATTGGAGCCAACGGCAATGCCGAGGCGAACAACACCCAATCCGAAGGTGGCTACATAGTCACGGGCGACGAaaaggagctggaggagcggGTGCGATCGCTGATCAACTGCTTCGACCACGACTACCACCAGCAGACGTTGCAGCGCGGCGATTTCTGGGTGCTCCAGAACTATGTGCGGGCGGAACACGGGGACATCAAGTGCCACGAGTCCATTACCTACACGACGCATGCGGACTACACGTTCCTGGACAACCTTATTCCGCTGCTGGAGCGCTGGAACGCCCCGGTGAGCATCGCCATGCACGCGCCCGGTACGGATTTCCAGCCCACGCTGGACTCCATCCGCTACCTGAGGGACTGCCTGCCCGGCAGCCACCTAGTGCGAGCCTACACCACCTTCCACATCTACTTCGGCACCAAGCACATCCCCAAGTCGGTGCCCAAGCCGCACGAGGTTTTCAAGACGGGCTATAACTGCACACTTCCACCGCCGTACTTCAACGTGAGCTCGGGCCATCTGTACAAGGCGCAGAAGAAGCTCCTGTATCCGGTGAATGTGGGCCGGAACATTGCGCGCGACTCGGCGCTCACCCACTTTATTCTGGCCTCGGACATTGAGTTGTATCCGAACCCGGGTCTTGTCAAGAAATTCCTCGAGATGATTGCCCGCAACGAGCAGTACTTGAGGCGCAAAGCTCCCAGGTGAGAGCCAGTAATGCAATGGTCTCTTATGTATCAACCCTATCTTGTATTTTTCTTCAATTCAAGGGTATTCCCATTGGCCATCTTCGAGGTGGAGGAGAACTCCCCGGTGCCCCATGACAAGACCGAACTTCAGGAGTTCCTGCGCACAGGCAAGGCCATACCCTTCCATAAAAGGGTCTGCGCCAGCTGCCACGGAGTGCCCAAGTCCAAGGAGTGGATGTCCGCCAACGAGACGGACGAACTCAGTGTGTTTCATATAGGTACGGGAAATACACCTACATTGACccttaaaattttgattaatTCATTTATGGGTTCGCAGGAAAACGAACTGGTTACTATGTGCATTGGGAGCCCATCTATATTGGAACCCATGCCGATCCGCACTACGATGAGAGACTCAGCTGGGAGGGTAAGAGCGACAAGATGCCTCAGGTGAGTTCTATACCATTATTGatagaagaaaataataaattaagttGTATTTTCAGGGCTATGCGCTCTGCGTAATGGACTACGAGTTCCACATACTGGACAACGCATTTCTGGTCCACAAACCGGGCATCAAAGTGCTGAAAAAGGACAACCGCCGGGCCATGTTGTCCGGCAAGACGAACCAGCTGATACGAAAGATCATTTATCCTGAACTGAAGATCATGTACGGCATGCGCAAGGGATGCGCGATATAGTAACTAATTCTGAAACCGAGCTGAGCTGAGTCCCGATCGAACGGGAAGGAGGCCAAGGCGAAAAGACTACAACCAACTTCACTATTACTATTTGCAGTGCTATAGATCGGGGGCGTTTACTCTACCGATGCCCATTGCCCCTATAGCATTGGATGCGCACTGCAAGTGTGTGTTTTACAATTAGCTAGAGACTTAGGCCTAGGACTAATAGAGCATTACTTAGTTAGGCTTAGCTTTAGGGTCGGTCGTGGGCCCATTGGGTTTTTCCGCGTTCTGGGTTATCTTTTTCTACTCTGCAAAGCCTTGAGAGCATGGCTTAAATAGATTTAACGTAGTTAAACCTGGCTTTTAGGTATCATGCTGTACTCCATTTACCATTTACCATTGAGCTGGAAACAGCAGCCAATTAACCAGAGGGTCCTTGACGAAAATTGCTCCTAGAATTGATCCACTTCCATGAACTTTCTGTAAATATAAACACCCTTGGCGAGACTTATTGAACCTCCTTCTGTCCGGCTACAACAACTTGAGATCTAGGGATTTCCATCACTCATAGGCAGTCATTATCAGTTATTCTAGCCTAGGCCATTAACTTAAGTTTATCGTTATTTAGCtgaatttttcatt
This window contains:
- the LOC108033846 gene encoding beta-1,4-glucuronyltransferase 1; this encodes MRFEPLGQKMFTRRNWLLRCSILINVAVILYIGSQLMIGGGNNFTNGGGFLLQDQQQVAMMQVGSAASAAQVQPQQPPQPPTPKNQNPVAEIFESEEKQLVNSNADSPAAAPQAAEGAPQLGNDSGGAAAVLSDPSQVVGNIGANGNAEANNTQSEGGYIVTGDEKELEERVRSLINCFDHDYHQQTLQRGDFWVLQNYVRAEHGDIKCHESITYTTHADYTFLDNLIPLLERWNAPVSIAMHAPGTDFQPTLDSIRYLRDCLPGSHLVRAYTTFHIYFGTKHIPKSVPKPHEVFKTGYNCTLPPPYFNVSSGHLYKAQKKLLYPVNVGRNIARDSALTHFILASDIELYPNPGLVKKFLEMIARNEQYLRRKAPRVFPLAIFEVEENSPVPHDKTELQEFLRTGKAIPFHKRVCASCHGVPKSKEWMSANETDELSVFHIGKRTGYYVHWEPIYIGTHADPHYDERLSWEGKSDKMPQGYALCVMDYEFHILDNAFLVHKPGIKVLKKDNRRAMLSGKTNQLIRKIIYPELKIMYGMRKGCAI